A genomic region of Elephas maximus indicus isolate mEleMax1 chromosome 10, mEleMax1 primary haplotype, whole genome shotgun sequence contains the following coding sequences:
- the LOC126084692 gene encoding uncharacterized protein LOC126084692 isoform X2: MCSAPQVQPSASPALGLGSCVSAPPGGWECSQNGWRAAGLRARAAGAGTPEGRSVPTPGRGEVGPSIGAHVACSEEGLGRLLLSLPCQPGQGFLAGGRFGESSDCPNPSSLQLRVFGVVMETQAGTATVCLCVAWLRRRGRWAPGCQGSFDGTSFRNTPHTPLPLQAASQVLPQASAALNALHSPSRWKGRRNARLCPWVCPRPHRPSLRGC; encoded by the exons ATGTGCTCTGCACCCCAGGTGCAGCCTTCGGCCAGCCCAGCTCTTGGCCTGGGCAGCTGCGTCTCTGCCCCACCTGGAGGCTGGGAATGCAGCCAGAACGGGTGGCGGGCGGCTGGTCTGCGGGCGAGGGCAGCTGGAGCAGGGACCCCGGAGGGGCGTTCGGTCCCTACCCCAGGCAGAGGGGAGGTTGGGCCCAGTATTGGGGCCCACGTAGCATGCTCAGAGGAGGGACTGGGGCGACTCCTCCTTTCACTTCCATGCCAACCTGGCCAAGGCTTCCTGGCTGGAGGTCGTTTTGGAGAGAGCTCAGACTGCCCCAACCCCAGCTCGCTGCAGCTCCGGGTGTTTG GCGTTGTCATGGAAACCCAGGCGGGTACAGCTACTGTTTGTCTCTGCGTCGCCTGGCTGCGTCGGCGGGGGCGGTGGGCGCctggctgccagggctccttcgaTGGCACCAGCTTCAGGAACACCCCCCACACACCCCTTCCCCTCCAGGCTGCGAGCCAGGTGCTTCCTCAGGCGTCCGCAGCCCTGAACGCCCTCCACTCCCCTTCAAGATGGAAGGGCCGCAGGAATGCGCGCCTTTGTCCCTGGGTGTGTCCCCGGCCTCACCGCCCCTCCCTACGAGGCTGCTAG
- the LOC126084692 gene encoding uncharacterized protein LOC126084692 isoform X3, with translation MCSAPQVQPSASPALGLGSCVSAPPGGWECSQNGWRAAGLRARAAGAGTPEGRSVPTPGRGEVGPSIGAHVACSEEGLGRLLLSLPCQPGQGFLAGGRFGESSDCPNPSSLQLRVFGVVMETQAGTATVCLCVAWLRRRGRWAPGCQGSFDGTSFRNTPHTPLPLQAASQLPPVPGSPRPCRPHQAQAGFPELP, from the exons ATGTGCTCTGCACCCCAGGTGCAGCCTTCGGCCAGCCCAGCTCTTGGCCTGGGCAGCTGCGTCTCTGCCCCACCTGGAGGCTGGGAATGCAGCCAGAACGGGTGGCGGGCGGCTGGTCTGCGGGCGAGGGCAGCTGGAGCAGGGACCCCGGAGGGGCGTTCGGTCCCTACCCCAGGCAGAGGGGAGGTTGGGCCCAGTATTGGGGCCCACGTAGCATGCTCAGAGGAGGGACTGGGGCGACTCCTCCTTTCACTTCCATGCCAACCTGGCCAAGGCTTCCTGGCTGGAGGTCGTTTTGGAGAGAGCTCAGACTGCCCCAACCCCAGCTCGCTGCAGCTCCGGGTGTTTG GCGTTGTCATGGAAACCCAGGCGGGTACAGCTACTGTTTGTCTCTGCGTCGCCTGGCTGCGTCGGCGGGGGCGGTGGGCGCctggctgccagggctccttcgaTGGCACCAGCTTCAGGAACACCCCCCACACACCCCTTCCCCTCCAGGCTGCGAGCCAG cttCCACCTGTTCCTGGCTCTCCCAGACCCTGCAGACCACACCAAGCCCAAGCTGGCTTCCCTGAACTTCCTTAG
- the LOC126084692 gene encoding uncharacterized protein LOC126084692 isoform X1 — protein sequence MQPERVAGGWSAGEGSWSRDPGGAFGPYPRQRGGWAQYWGPRSMLRGGTGATPPFTSMPTWPRLPGWRSFWRELRLPQPQLAAAPGVWWEILTPWEWRWWGGRLLGAPPSGGSSGNYVGSRRWWAARPSQSLGRGLTADLRCHGNPGGYSYCLSLRRLAASAGAVGAWLPGLLRWHQLQEHPPHTPSPPGCEPGASSGVRSPERPPLPFKMEGPQECAPLSLGVSPASPPLPTRLLGLPSTSRLQPECPSNCFTPPPAQSPREPSLETPEAPGDLPGQPHPQPAPLSWAAHRVLRPPSLS from the exons ATGCAGCCAGAACGGGTGGCGGGCGGCTGGTCTGCGGGCGAGGGCAGCTGGAGCAGGGACCCCGGAGGGGCGTTCGGTCCCTACCCCAGGCAGAGGGGAGGTTGGGCCCAGTATTGGGGCCCACGTAGCATGCTCAGAGGAGGGACTGGGGCGACTCCTCCTTTCACTTCCATGCCAACCTGGCCAAGGCTTCCTGGCTGGAGGTCGTTTTGGAGAGAGCTCAGACTGCCCCAACCCCAGCTCGCTGCAGCTCCGGGTGTTTGGTGGGAAATTCTGACTCCATGGGAGTGGAGATGGTGGGGTGGGAGGCTACTGGGAGCCCCTCCCTCGGGAGGCTCTAGTGGAAACTATGTCGGAAGCAGACGGTGGTGGGCGGCGCGCCCTTCCCAAAGCTTGGGCCGGGGGCTGACAGCCGATCT GCGTTGTCATGGAAACCCAGGCGGGTACAGCTACTGTTTGTCTCTGCGTCGCCTGGCTGCGTCGGCGGGGGCGGTGGGCGCctggctgccagggctccttcgaTGGCACCAGCTTCAGGAACACCCCCCACACACCCCTTCCCCTCCAGGCTGCGAGCCAGGTGCTTCCTCAGGCGTCCGCAGCCCTGAACGCCCTCCACTCCCCTTCAAGATGGAAGGGCCGCAGGAATGCGCGCCTTTGTCCCTGGGTGTGTCCCCGGCCTCACCGCCCCTCCCTACGAGGCTGCTAGGCCTCCCTTCCACCTCCCGGCTCCAGCCAGAATGCCCATCGAACTGCTTcacccctccccccgcccagAGCCCACGGGAACCAAGCCTAGAGACCCCCGAGGCCCCTGGTGACTTGCCAGGCCAACCGCACCCCCAGCCTGCTCCACTAAGCTGGGCTGCTCACAGGGTCCTGCGGCCTCCCTCACTGTCCTAA
- the CRIP1 gene encoding cysteine-rich protein 1, whose protein sequence is MPKCPKCSKEVYFAERVTSLGKDWHRPCLKCEKCGKTLTSGGHAEHEGKPYCNHPCYAAMFGPKGFGRGGAESHTFK, encoded by the exons ATGCCCAAGTGCCCCAAGTGTAGCAAGGAGGTCTACTTCG CGGAGCGGGTGACATCCTTGGGGAAGGACTGGCATCGGCCCTGCCTGAAGTGTGAGAAATGTGGGAAAACACTGACCTCTGGGGGCCACGCTGAG CACGAGGGCAAACCCTACTGCAACCACCCCTGCTATGCGGCCATGTTTGGGCCCAAAG GCTTTGGGCGGGGTGGAGCTGAGAGCCACACTTTCAAGTAA